Proteins encoded together in one Amblyomma americanum isolate KBUSLIRL-KWMA chromosome 1, ASM5285725v1, whole genome shotgun sequence window:
- the LOC144097428 gene encoding neprilysin-1-like, with product MADQARRGGFAMPGGRVRPIKAILMAIFSMCLAVAIALVVVFTVKNIHRPKFHGEFQAAHLFSWQRQRSGFIYTCTSEHCLKEGEQLQKHVAWTLDPCDDFHDYVCSSTKPASSVRKSAVKHFLLEIHDVIDKYSRLGWLKRTKLTSQISSFYRACKRGRYTSVPGQMDEMLQLLKLGGKHAHLEEGLAKLARILQVFPLVHVSVTNRAKNSRECIVLKRPRRFDGDHIFDIPKAFSKKYVAFVKELIGSEHAANNVREIDIFLKKFSGLWSESYQKMSEYDTTTIEDLTTEGFDWKTFLFNLLESARKDDCVVIRSPEYFKHLEKMLQKFTNRQVRDYVEYSAILHLYPFVKLRQASSTPAYHNVSREVCSLLTYRVFNYVFVRHFNSTVRLDVITSAGMKEAILRNSYRSVLDSAVEIPMTTVNSIEDEIMSIAPSYFSLMENVDEYYAVNMYEPDVKNMLASYVKAKSSLSEHYIEFVLKAGDTVQDGNLELTSQFDPDTNVLTVPLSIAPLVLKGREFFLESSTVGFVMTRFLYNVFQEKFLFSPDADTEALLGVKNCLEQQYGSIEVGPSNRTLDGQRTLRENMADNVAVTVLHRAYRTSLLFYISTMDALGFQNVFLHFENLPSVSSEQLFYLMFGQSFCDPDEDTERVIDDATWAPAKYRVNVPLSNYEPFSKAFECKPGSRMNPKKKCRAL from the exons ATGGCGGACCAAGCGAGGCGGGGCGGCTTCGCGATGCCGGGCGGCAGGGTGCGACCCATTAAGGCCATCCTGATGGCCATCTTCTCCATGTGTCTGGCGGTAGCCATCGCCCTGGTAGTCGTGTTCACGGTAAAGAACATCCACAGGCCCAAGTTCCACGGCGAGTTTCAAGCAGCGCATCTGTTTTCGTGGCAGCGGCAGCGCTCCGGCTTCATCTACACGTGCACCTCGGAGCACTGCTTGAAAGAAGGTGAGCAACTTCAGAAGCACGTCGCTTGGACGCTAGACCCGTGCGACGACTTTCACGACTACGTCTGCTCCAGCACGAAACCAGCGTCATCCGTGCGTAAGTCGGCCGTCAAACACTTTCTCCTCGAGATACATGACGTTATTGACAAGTACTCACGGCTCGGGTGGCTGAAGCGAACGAAGCTCACCAGCCAGATATCATCATTCTACAGGGCCTGCAAACGCGGCCGCTACACCTCGGTCCCAGGGCAGATGGACGAGATGCTTCAGCTCCTCAAGCTAGGCGGCAAACACGCACATCTTGAAGAGGGCCTCGCTAAATTGGCCAGGATTCTGCAGGTCTTCCCGCTCGTGCATGTCTCCGTGACAAACCGTGCTAAGAACAGCCGGGAGTGCATAGTGCTCAAAAGGCCGAGGCGTTTCGATGGTGACCACATCTTTGACATTCCTAAGGCGTTCTCAAAGAAGTACGTTGCTTTTGTCAAAGAACTAATTGGCTCCGAGCATGCGGCGAACAACGTTCGAGAGATTGACATATTCCTCAAGAAGTTCTCGGGTCTGTGGAGCGAGAGCTACCAGAAAATGTCCGAATACGACACAACTACGATCGAGGATCTCACGACGGAAGGCTTCGATTGGAAGACCTTCTTGTTCAACTTGCTGGAGTCTGCACGAAAAGATGACTGCGTCGTTATTCGTTCTCCGGAGTATTTCAAGCATCTCGAGAAAATGTTGCAAAAGTTCACCAACAGGCAAGTCAGAGACTACGTTGAGTACAGTGCGATTCTTCATCTCTACCCATTCGTGAAACTTCGTCAGGCCTCTTCGACCCCAGCCTACCACAACGTCAGTCGGGAAGTGTGTTCCCTCCTTACTTACAGGGTTTTCAACTACGTTTTTGTGAGGCACTTCAACTCAACTGTACGGCTGGATGTTATCACGAGCGCTGGAATGAAAGAGGCCATTCTACGTAATTCCTACAG GAGCGTGCTGGATTCTGCCGTAGAGATCCCAATGACAACTGTGAACAGCATTGAGGACGAGATCATGTCCATAGCACCCAGTTACTTCAGCCTAATGGAAAATGTCGATGAGTACTATGCCGTCAACATGTACGAGCCGGACGTTAAGAACATGCTAGCCTCCTACGTAAAGGCCAAGTCTTCTCTCTCGGAACACTACATCGAATTCGTGTTGAAGGCTGGAGACACTGTTCAGGATGGCAACCTGGAACTGACCTCTCAGTTTGACCCGGACACAAACGTGCTCACCGTACCGCTCTCCATCGCCCCGCTGGTGCTGAAGGGCCGCGAGTTCTTCCTTGAGTCTTCCACAGTGGGATTCGTGATGACACGCTTCCTGTACAACGTGTTCCAGGAGAAGTTTCTCTTCAGTCCTGATGCCGACACGGAGGCACTTCTGGGTGTGAAGAACTGCCTGGAACAGCAGTACGGCTCCATCGAGGTGGGCCCGTCCAACAGGACACTCGACGGTCAGAGGACACTGCGTGAAAACATGGCAGACAACGTGGCAGTCACCGTGCTCCACAGGGCCTATAGGACGTCGCTGCTCTTCTACATATCCACCATGGACGCACTGGGCTTCCAAAATGTGTTCCTGCACTTTGAGAACTTGCCAAGCGTCAGTTCGGAACAGCTGTTCTACCTGATGTTTGGCCAGTCCTTCTGCGACCCTGACGAAGACACAGAGCGCGTTATCGACGACGCCACCTGGGCGCCTGCAAAGTACCGGGTAAACGTGCCCCTCAGCAACTATGAGCCGTTCTCAAAGGCCTTCGAATGCAAGCCCGGCAGCAGGATGAACCCAAAGAAAAAGTGCCGGGCATTGTGA
- the LOC144097438 gene encoding SAP30-binding protein-like translates to MNSDSSRKATALESLVETYTDSDDELEAEPQDNTTPLSAEDEVQSTESAAQGAVSLVSYGLEDDDGASGSSEDEQPEESEDGESSKATRPRPESPVSFHRRLKNLPVDEIVLPPEPPGRCAPALQQKIARLYERKVRKGVDMNATIQMRKDFRNPSMYEKLVSFCGIDELGTNYPPELYDPSSWGPESDYEEVSRRQKEEMEKRQREKKPKVEFFRGVSKVPKPTKSKWDVVHREPFQGIPRPSATTTAALGAPIAIAGTSKSTVISAFGALSKKPPTDTKH, encoded by the coding sequence ATGAACAGCGATTCTTCGAGGAAGGCTACAGCGTTGGAATCGCTGGTCGAGACCTACACGGATTCGGACGACGAGTTAGAAGCAGAGCCCCAGGATAATACGACGCCTTTGTCTGCGGAGGACGAAGTACAGAGCACTGAGAGCGCCGCGCAGGGCGCGGTATCGCTCGTCTCGTACGGGCTCGAGGACGACGACGGGGCGTCTGGCAGCAGTGAAGATGAGCAACCTGAGGAGTCAGAGGACGGTGAGTCCAGCAAAGCCACGCGGCCGCGACCCGAGTCTCCTGTATCCTTCCACCGCCGACTGAAGAACTTGCCAGTGGACGAAATCGTTTTGCCGCCGGAGCCTCCAGGACGCTGTGCGCCAGCACTGCAACAGAAGATTGCGCGTCTCTACGAGCGCAAGGTTCGCAAAGGAGTAGACATGAACGCCACGATACAGATGCGCAAGGACTTCCGCAACCCGAGCATGTACGAGAAGCTGGTCTCATTCTGTGGCATTGACGAGCTTGGCACCAACTACCCACCGGAGTTGTACGATCCGAGCAGCTGGGGCCCTGAGTCGGACTACGAGGAGGTTTCGCGTCGCCAGAAGGAGGAGATGGAGAAGCGCCAACGCGAGAAGAAGCCCAAGGTGGAGTTCTTCAGGGGCGTCAGCAAGGTCCCCAAGCCTACCAAGAGCAAGTGGGACGTGGTCCACCGAGAGCCCTTCCAGGGAATCCCGAGGCCCAGCGCCACTACGACCGCTGCCTTAGGAGCTCCGATCGCGATCGCGGGCACGTCCAAGTCAACTGTCATCTCTGCTTTTGGCGCGCTGAGCAAGAAGCCGCCCACCGACACGAAGCACTGA